TTTTTTGCCCGAAAACGTCGAAATTCGCCAAGGAAATATTTTAAAACTTGATTATCAAAGACTCTTCGAAGAAATAGCAAAACCCTTAATCCTTTTTGGAAACCTTCCGTACTATCTCTCAAGCAGGCTCCTTTGGCGTCTTGTTGAACAACGCAAGATAATAAACTTTTGCACTTTTATGTTCCAGAAAGAAGTAGCTGAAAGGCTTTCTGCTATGCCAGGAAGCAAAAATTACGGCCCTTTGAGCGTGCTCCTTGCTTTAACTGCCAGGGTCGAAAAACTAATGCAACTTTCCCCTGGCTGTTTTTATCCATCCCCTGAAGTCCATTCTACGGTAGTAAAAATAACCTTTTTAAACAAAGCCCTTCCAAATGAAAAAGTCCTTGTCGCTTTGCTTAAAGCTGCTTTTAGCAAAAGGCGCAAAAAGATCGCTGCAAATTTAAAACCCCTTGGGCTAACTAAAGACCAGGCTAAGCAATTACTACTCAGCCAGGGCCTTTCTCCTGATTTAAGGGCAGAACAAATCCCCCCTGAAAAATATCTTGCCCTGGCTTGTGCTCTAGAGGCTAAAGCCTCATAAACCGGTCAAGCAGCTTGAAAAGCATCTCATGACAAAGTTCATAGAGCTCGGGCTGACCTTTAATAGCTTCAGGGTCCTGCACATAAGGCCCTGGGACAATATCATCCGCACTGTTTTCAATAAGACCGGCTACCAGATCAGGGGTCACTTCTAGATGAAATTGAAGGGCAAGAATGCGATCTTTGTAAAGAAAAGCCTGGTTTTCACAGGCCTCAGAATAGGCAATGTGAGTGGCTTCTTGCGGCAAGGAAAAGGTTTCTCCATGCCAGTGAAAAACGTTAAAAGGGCTTGGCCAGTCTCTAAAAAGACGATGGGCCTTCCCTGCCTCGGTAAGCTCAATGGGAAACCAGCCAATTTCTTTGTAGCGGTTCGGGTAAACTTCTGCGCCTAGGGCTTCGGCAATAAGCTGGGCCCCAAGGCATATCCCCATAATCTTAATTCTTTCTTCATCCTCCCCCAGGATATTTTTAAGAAAGGTCTTTTCTTCGGAAAGCCAGGGGAATTGATCCTCATCGTGGACACTCATAGGGCCACCCATGAGCACCAAAAAGTCAAAATCAAGGGCAGAAGGAAACGGCTCATCTAAAAAAACTCGCGTGTGGGTAACCTCATAACTTCTGCTTTTTGCCCAATCAAGGATTACTCCCGGAGTTTCAAAGGGAACATGCTGAATGTAGTGAAGGCGACGTTTCATATTCTCTCCTTTAAAACTTTATGGTAGTTACTTTTGGTGCCATAGCTTGCAAGGCATAGCGGCTGGCCAAATCTTTACGCTGCAAATAGGCCTCGCGCACGATTTTCATATCTTCTACAAAGTGCGGCAATTCTTCTAAGGTTAAGGCCTGAGGACCATCACAAAGGGCCTTTTCTGGCCTTGGGTGAAACTCCACCAAAAGCATATTGGCCCCGGCAATTACCCCCTGGGCTGCAGCATGAAAGATCTCCTGAATCCCGTCAGGCCCGGCGTGGCGTCTCCCTACTGAATGGGTAGGGTCAACACAAACGGGAAGCCTGGTCTGGCTTTTTATCACCGGCACATGGGCAAAATCAACAAGATTGCGGTGGGGCTCACCAAGGTTAGTTTTTACCCCGCGCAGGCAAAAGATAATGTTGCGGTTTCCTTCGCTGGCAATGTACTCACAGGCATTTAAGCTTTCTTCAATGGTGATGCCCATGCCTCTTTTGTAAAGCACCGGGAATTCATTCTGGCTACCAACCGCCTTAAGCAGTTCGAAGTTCTGCGCGTTGCGGGTGCCAATCTGAAGCATAATACCCGTGGGGCGCCCAGCTCTTTCCCATTCTTCAAAGATTTCGTCGATATGTGATTCCTTACACACTTCCATGGCAATACAACGAATGCCGTATTTGCCAGCAAGCTCTAAAAGCCAAGGAAGACACTTTCGCCCGTGCCCCTGGAAAGAATACGGATTGGTGCGCGGTTTATAGACTCCCATTCGGGCGGTTTCTAAGCCCACCTCTCGCATAGCAGCAAACATCATTTCAACGTGCTCAGGGGTATCCACCGCACAAAGCCCGGCAAAGATATGAAAGGTGTCTTGACTGAAATAAAGCCCGTTATAAGTAAAACCTAGACCTTCTTGGTCTTCGGTATGACGTCCGATAAGACGATATTTTTTAGATACCCTAACAACCCTTTCAACCCCGGGCAAAGAAGCTATCTCTTCATCCGGGATCCGGGAGGTATCGCCAATTACGTAAATTTCGATAACTTTACGCTCAAGGCCTGTTATCCCTGAAATCCGGGTGGTGATGCCTTGATAGTAATGCAAAGTCTCAAGAATTCTTTGAACTTCTGGGCCAGATGGGTCTATATCTGGCTTAAGAATAACTATCATTTTCCCCTCTCCCTAAGTTTAGATTTATAATTGAAAACTACAACTAAAAGTTGTTCCGTCAAGAAGTGGCTAAGGGCAATATTTTTTGTCTGATATAAGCCGTCATCGCAAGCGACGTAGTCGCTCGCTTTTTATTCGCTTCGCTCAGGACTTCGGCAGAGAGATTTCTTTATTCAGCAGCATTTGCTGAGGCAAAGCCAGCAAGAAGACGCGATTTTAAAACCCAAAATACCGGTCCTAAAATCGCAAGGACCATAACCTGGATCCCATGATAAAGAACCGCAATACTTAAAGCTTGGGGCTTGGCATAACCAAAATGGGTAAGAACCATTACGATCGCCGCATGAGCAATACCAATCCCTGCAGGAGGAGTAGGTAAAACAAGGGCTACATTAAGGCCAAGGATTGTCAAAAGAGCCGTAGCAAAACCCAAACTCAATCCCAAGGCCTTAGCTGTCAGAATCAACATTTCTATTTGTAAGAACCAAGAAAACAAAGTCAATAAATAGGCTTTAAAAAAGATGATTTTATCTTTGAAGCCGTGAGTTCCAAGGCTCAAAGCCATTAGGGCCTTCGAAACCCTCCCGCGAGCATAAGCCAAATCTTTTTGGGTGAACTTCCTTGAGAAAAAAAGAATAAAAACAAAAATCCCTGAAACCACAAAAAGCAGTAGTAAAGCGCCGTCTCTTAAAAATCGGGGAAGAGATGGAATAAGAGGGATAACAAAACTCATGAGCCCAATGGCATCTATCAATTTGTCGCTTGCCACGGTAGAAACTCCCGCGGCCCAGGGAACTCCGCGTTTTGCAAGATAAAGCCCTCTTCCTACGTCACCTGCCCGAGCGGGCAAAATGCTGTTGCCAAAAAAACCCAAAATAGTAAGGCAAAGGGTCTCCCCAAAAGATAGCGAAGAAAGGGGCCTTACGAAAAGACGCCAGCGCTCGGCCTTAAGCAACAGAACCAAAATATTTAAAAGTGCCACTCCTAAAAGCCAATGGGGGCTTGCCTGAATTAGGGTTTGCCAAAAAGACTTAAGGTCTATCTTCCAGAAAAGATAGGCAAAACACCCTAAGGCTAATCCCCATGAAAGAATATATTGCAAAATGTTATTGGAGACCTTTGCAAAATACCTTTTCTTAAGGCCCGTTCGAGGATCCATTCCCATTTTTCGGGAAGAAAAATAGGAACGGATCCTTGCAATTGTGCTTGCAACTCTGATCCCGACAATTTTGCAAAGGTCTTTATTGAATCTTTTGCCCACTCTTTGTCTCTTCCCAGAGCTCACTTATCGTAACAGCCTTGATACCTTGCGTTGATAAAGAAGCTAAAAAAACATCCAGGGCTTTAAGCATTGCCGTTTGAGGGCGGTGTCTTTCTGCCACGCTGTCATGAAGAAGCACGATATCGCCAGGACGCACGCTTTTCCTGAGCCGCTCAAAAATTTCTTTTGCGGTTACGTTTTCATCGGTATCCCAAACCCCTATAGTCCAACCAGCGACTTTTAGACCGAGTTTTTTAAGGATTAAGTATTGATCAAACCGCAAAAAACCATGGGGGGGACGGTACCACAAAACCATTTCCCCAAGAAGATCTTCTAATTGCTTGCGTCCTTTTTCAATATTTTTCCTGAATTGTCTCTGGCCCATTAAATGCACCTTACGATGGTTGAGTCCGTGAAGACCAATCTCATGGCCAGAAGCTTTTATGAACTTTAAAATTTGCGGATATCTGCGTGCTTGTTCTACTAATTGAAAAAATGTAGCGCGTGCTTGGTAGCGCTCAAGAAGCTCAACAAGATGCGGCGTGATAAAAGGGTCTGGGCCGTCGTCAAAGCTCAGGGCTAGGCTTCGCTGACTTTTCCCGCGCCAAAATGGCTTAGCAAAAAGATTTATCTGAGGGCAAAAGGTATCTATTAAAAAAAGCGTGTTTGGCGCCAAAACAGCTAGGATCTTGCGCCAGGGTGTTTTAGTAATTCCCAAAAAAAGGCCTCCGGCAAGAAAAGCGCCTAATTTGATCTTTTTTTTCTCACGGGAAGGGATAGCTGACCAAATACGCCAGTAAACGTTTTCTAGTTCCAAAATATAACCCTAAGCAAGGATTTGGTAATAGTTATCAAGCACCTTGGCGGCAACTCTCGGCCAGGAAAACTCTTCTGCCCTTAGGCGTGCAGCCCGGCCCATCCCCTCTCGGGCCTCAGGGTTCTTAATCAGGTATTCAAGGGCGCGAACGTAACCAGACACACCTTCTTCCTCAGGCACCATAAGGCCGTGCTTGCCATTTTCCATCACAAAACGAAAACCTTCTATGTCAGTGGTTACTACTGGTACGCCTGAAGCCATAGCTTCAAGAAGGGTTATGCCAAAGCTTCCTTTTTTTGCAGGAAAACACAAAACATGCGCTGCCCTAAAATAAGCAGGGCGCTCTTCATCTACACGGCCGACAAAAATAATTCTCTCCTTAAGCCACTCAGGAACCATTTTGCGATAGGCAGGCTCAAGGGGCCCATAACCAATTATAATGAGGCGAAGCCTCGGATACTTGGCCGCAAGGATCTCGAAAGCTTCAATCAAAATATCAAGACCATTCCGGGGATCAAAGCGGCCTACGTACAAAATATTAAAAAAGCCATCAGCAAAAGAAGGAATTGGGTCTTGCTTTGGATTATACCAATCCACG
Above is a window of Thermodesulfatator atlanticus DSM 21156 DNA encoding:
- the rsmA gene encoding 16S rRNA (adenine(1518)-N(6)/adenine(1519)-N(6))-dimethyltransferase RsmA, coding for MPEANSNALAKIPTPRTLLKRYGIFARKSLGQNFLADINIARKIVELSGVSPQETVIELGVGLGTLTCALAEKVSRVIGFEIDKNLINILEKENFLPENVEIRQGNILKLDYQRLFEEIAKPLILFGNLPYYLSSRLLWRLVEQRKIINFCTFMFQKEVAERLSAMPGSKNYGPLSVLLALTARVEKLMQLSPGCFYPSPEVHSTVVKITFLNKALPNEKVLVALLKAAFSKRRKKIAANLKPLGLTKDQAKQLLLSQGLSPDLRAEQIPPEKYLALACALEAKAS
- a CDS encoding type 1 glutamine amidotransferase, which codes for MKRRLHYIQHVPFETPGVILDWAKSRSYEVTHTRVFLDEPFPSALDFDFLVLMGGPMSVHDEDQFPWLSEEKTFLKNILGEDEERIKIMGICLGAQLIAEALGAEVYPNRYKEIGWFPIELTEAGKAHRLFRDWPSPFNVFHWHGETFSLPQEATHIAYSEACENQAFLYKDRILALQFHLEVTPDLVAGLIENSADDIVPGPYVQDPEAIKGQPELYELCHEMLFKLLDRFMRL
- a CDS encoding 3-deoxy-7-phosphoheptulonate synthase is translated as MIVILKPDIDPSGPEVQRILETLHYYQGITTRISGITGLERKVIEIYVIGDTSRIPDEEIASLPGVERVVRVSKKYRLIGRHTEDQEGLGFTYNGLYFSQDTFHIFAGLCAVDTPEHVEMMFAAMREVGLETARMGVYKPRTNPYSFQGHGRKCLPWLLELAGKYGIRCIAMEVCKESHIDEIFEEWERAGRPTGIMLQIGTRNAQNFELLKAVGSQNEFPVLYKRGMGITIEESLNACEYIASEGNRNIIFCLRGVKTNLGEPHRNLVDFAHVPVIKSQTRLPVCVDPTHSVGRRHAGPDGIQEIFHAAAQGVIAGANMLLVEFHPRPEKALCDGPQALTLEELPHFVEDMKIVREAYLQRKDLASRYALQAMAPKVTTIKF
- a CDS encoding lysylphosphatidylglycerol synthase transmembrane domain-containing protein, which encodes MQYILSWGLALGCFAYLFWKIDLKSFWQTLIQASPHWLLGVALLNILVLLLKAERWRLFVRPLSSLSFGETLCLTILGFFGNSILPARAGDVGRGLYLAKRGVPWAAGVSTVASDKLIDAIGLMSFVIPLIPSLPRFLRDGALLLLFVVSGIFVFILFFSRKFTQKDLAYARGRVSKALMALSLGTHGFKDKIIFFKAYLLTLFSWFLQIEMLILTAKALGLSLGFATALLTILGLNVALVLPTPPAGIGIAHAAIVMVLTHFGYAKPQALSIAVLYHGIQVMVLAILGPVFWVLKSRLLAGFASANAAE
- a CDS encoding polysaccharide deacetylase family protein, with amino-acid sequence MELENVYWRIWSAIPSREKKKIKLGAFLAGGLFLGITKTPWRKILAVLAPNTLFLIDTFCPQINLFAKPFWRGKSQRSLALSFDDGPDPFITPHLVELLERYQARATFFQLVEQARRYPQILKFIKASGHEIGLHGLNHRKVHLMGQRQFRKNIEKGRKQLEDLLGEMVLWYRPPHGFLRFDQYLILKKLGLKVAGWTIGVWDTDENVTAKEIFERLRKSVRPGDIVLLHDSVAERHRPQTAMLKALDVFLASLSTQGIKAVTISELWEETKSGQKIQ